In Microcoleus sp. FACHB-68, the following are encoded in one genomic region:
- a CDS encoding response regulator translates to MKFQLPHDLAGVSGACLILAAVWAFYQLEQQRFCQENYQLKLQYQKSSRARLESALDSPQFLTPGLAACISAYALQWVTLPNLISLSLLPAQWWQIGGGLLLVSTGVLAYILVRHLKRLTAQALSNSEEKFSKAFLASPDAITISTLTEGRFIEVNDSFLRITGYNRQELIGYTSAERNIWVHPQQRAQMLKSFQQHGAVTNQEIEFRTKAGAIHVGLFSAEVINLGGEQCLLTITRDITERKQAEQALRMSETNYRAIFDSATDAIVVHDWETGMILDVNEKMCELFGYSAEEARTLNLDVLSGDQPPYTKKRARQWVIKAAAGEPQLFEWLCQNKAGQPIWVEINLKRVPLRGKDRMLAIVRDISERKWTEQALRNIAEGVSAATGEAFFRSLVQYLARTLEVDWAFIGELDKQGTSVETIAACANGEIADNFKYSLAGTPCENIVGKQLCCYPQSVHQQFPCDQLLVEMGVEGYMGAPLFDSAGSPLGILVVLSAKPLSNTQLAASMLRIFAMRAASELERKQAEEHLQRAKEVAEAANTAKSKFLANISHELRTPLNAIIGYSEMLQEDAEDLGTEEFVPDLQKIHAAGKHLLALINDILDISKIEAGRMELCLETFNIEALIDEVVSTAGPLIEKNSNTVEILGLHTQGEGSPQTATMHADLTKVRQILLNLLSNAAKFTESGQITLTVTREGKQGSRESDVVNPESLIVFSVRDTGIGMSSEQLEKVFQPFTQADASTTRKYGGTGLGLAITRHFCQMMGGEINVESQVGVGSTFTVRLPAQVVDLAAASVPVERLRGGEGETGKRVETLSVSSEPSSLPLVLVIDDDPAVRDLLERHLVKQGFGIASAGSGKDGLQLAKALRPAAITLDVMMPDMDGWAVLAALKSDPELADIPVIVLTIADNQKIGFALGASDYLTKPVEYKRLVELLKRYGRLHNSAGSAGQILMITGDTMQRQMLRNLLEKEGWSVTEAESGSDAVGLLAQSQPNLILLDLMLPKMDGFEFITELRRTLAGRSVPVVVLTAMELTPVERQYLTENVELILQKGACSYEDLLGEVRDLLTTSIDRRGQ, encoded by the coding sequence ATGAAATTCCAGCTTCCGCATGACTTGGCAGGGGTGTCAGGAGCTTGTTTGATTCTAGCCGCCGTTTGGGCATTCTATCAGTTAGAACAACAGCGATTTTGTCAAGAAAATTATCAATTAAAACTCCAGTATCAGAAAAGCTCTCGCGCCCGACTAGAAAGTGCTTTAGACTCACCGCAATTTCTGACGCCTGGTTTGGCTGCTTGTATTTCCGCTTATGCGCTTCAGTGGGTAACACTGCCAAACTTGATCAGCTTAAGCTTATTGCCGGCTCAGTGGTGGCAAATTGGGGGTGGGTTGCTGCTAGTGTCCACCGGCGTTCTTGCCTATATCCTCGTGCGCCATCTGAAACGACTGACTGCACAAGCACTGTCGAACTCTGAAGAAAAGTTCTCCAAAGCCTTTCTTGCCAGTCCCGATGCCATCACAATTAGCACCCTGACAGAAGGGCGTTTTATTGAAGTCAATGACAGTTTCCTGCGAATCACCGGCTACAACCGGCAAGAGCTCATTGGCTACACTTCAGCAGAACGCAACATCTGGGTTCATCCACAGCAACGCGCCCAAATGCTGAAAAGTTTTCAACAACACGGCGCTGTTACTAACCAAGAAATCGAATTTCGGACAAAAGCCGGTGCGATTCACGTGGGACTGTTCTCCGCAGAAGTGATCAACTTAGGCGGAGAACAGTGCCTGCTGACAATTACCCGCGACATCACCGAACGCAAGCAAGCAGAACAAGCGTTGAGAATGTCCGAGACCAATTACCGGGCGATTTTTGACAGCGCCACAGACGCAATTGTGGTTCATGATTGGGAAACCGGCATGATCCTTGATGTAAACGAGAAAATGTGCGAGCTTTTCGGCTATAGCGCTGAAGAAGCCAGAACCTTAAATCTAGACGTTTTAAGTGGCGATCAACCCCCCTATACCAAAAAACGGGCACGGCAGTGGGTGATTAAAGCAGCAGCCGGTGAACCTCAGCTCTTTGAATGGCTGTGTCAAAACAAGGCGGGCCAACCGATCTGGGTAGAAATCAACCTCAAACGGGTTCCCCTGAGAGGGAAAGATCGGATGCTGGCAATCGTGCGCGACATTTCCGAACGCAAATGGACAGAACAGGCATTGCGAAATATCGCTGAAGGCGTTTCGGCAGCAACGGGAGAAGCATTTTTCCGCTCTTTAGTGCAATATCTAGCCAGAACCTTAGAGGTAGACTGGGCTTTTATCGGTGAGTTAGATAAACAAGGCACTAGCGTCGAAACGATCGCCGCCTGCGCTAACGGCGAGATTGCTGATAATTTCAAGTACAGTTTGGCCGGTACCCCTTGCGAAAACATCGTGGGAAAACAGCTGTGCTGCTATCCCCAAAGCGTTCACCAGCAATTTCCTTGCGATCAATTACTCGTTGAAATGGGAGTTGAGGGGTATATGGGAGCGCCTCTGTTTGATAGTGCCGGCTCTCCCCTAGGCATTTTAGTCGTACTCAGCGCCAAACCCCTATCAAACACCCAACTCGCTGCCTCTATGCTGCGAATTTTTGCGATGCGTGCTGCCTCCGAATTGGAACGCAAGCAAGCCGAGGAACACCTGCAGCGGGCTAAAGAAGTTGCGGAAGCTGCCAATACTGCCAAGAGCAAGTTTCTTGCCAATATCAGCCACGAGTTGCGAACACCGCTCAATGCCATCATCGGCTATAGCGAGATGCTTCAAGAAGACGCTGAGGATTTGGGAACTGAAGAGTTTGTTCCGGACTTGCAGAAAATTCATGCTGCCGGCAAACATCTGCTTGCCTTAATTAACGACATCCTTGATATCTCGAAAATTGAGGCCGGCAGAATGGAACTTTGCCTAGAAACGTTTAATATTGAAGCTTTAATTGATGAGGTTGTCAGCACTGCCGGCCCGCTGATTGAGAAAAACAGTAACACGGTAGAAATTTTGGGGTTACATACTCAAGGTGAGGGATCACCCCAAACAGCCACCATGCACGCCGATCTCACGAAAGTGCGGCAAATACTCTTAAACTTGCTAAGCAATGCCGCCAAATTCACCGAAAGTGGCCAAATTACCCTGACAGTGACTCGTGAAGGGAAACAGGGATCGCGGGAATCGGACGTTGTGAACCCTGAATCTTTGATTGTTTTTAGCGTCCGAGACACCGGCATCGGCATGAGTTCAGAGCAGTTGGAAAAAGTCTTTCAACCCTTTACCCAAGCCGATGCCTCCACCACGCGCAAATACGGCGGCACCGGCTTGGGATTGGCAATTACCCGCCACTTTTGCCAGATGATGGGGGGCGAGATTAATGTAGAAAGCCAAGTGGGAGTTGGTTCGACTTTCACCGTGCGCCTGCCGGCACAAGTGGTCGATCTCGCGGCTGCGTCTGTCCCTGTTGAGCGTTTGAGAGGAGGAGAGGGGGAGACGGGGAAACGGGTAGAAACGCTTTCTGTCAGCAGTGAACCCTCATCACTTCCCTTGGTACTGGTGATTGATGATGATCCAGCCGTGCGTGATTTACTAGAGCGTCATTTAGTTAAACAAGGGTTTGGCATTGCCAGTGCCGGCAGCGGCAAGGACGGGTTACAGTTAGCCAAAGCACTGCGTCCTGCCGCCATCACCCTCGATGTTATGATGCCCGATATGGATGGGTGGGCGGTGTTGGCAGCGCTCAAATCCGATCCCGAACTTGCGGATATTCCCGTGATTGTGCTGACAATTGCGGACAACCAAAAGATTGGTTTCGCTTTAGGGGCGTCAGATTATTTAACCAAGCCGGTTGAATATAAGCGCCTAGTTGAGTTGTTAAAGCGATATGGACGTTTGCACAATAGTGCCGGCAGTGCCGGTCAAATTTTGATGATCACTGGCGACACCATGCAAAGGCAAATGCTACGGAACCTATTAGAAAAAGAAGGTTGGAGTGTCACTGAAGCCGAAAGTGGAAGTGACGCAGTCGGCTTGCTTGCTCAAAGCCAGCCAAACTTAATTTTATTAGACCTGATGCTGCCGAAAATGGACGGATTTGAGTTCATCACAGAACTACGCCGCACTCTAGCCGGGCGATCCGTGCCGGTTGTGGTGCTGACGGCGATGGAACTCACGCCGGTAGAACGGCAGTACCTCACCGAAAACGTTGAGCTAATTCTTCAAAAAGGAGCTTGCAGTTACGAAGATTTGTTGGGCGAAGTTCGCGATTTATTAACCACCAGCATTGATCGCAGAGGGCAGTAG
- a CDS encoding adenylate/guanylate cyclase domain-containing protein, with protein sequence MTLDQAAVLVVDDIEANRDLLGRRLKRHGYTVTVAEDGSQALELMQAQPFDLVLLDIMMPKMNGYQVLEQLKADSSLRHIPVIMISAVDDLDSVVKCIELGAEDYLTKPFNPVLLKARISACLEKKRLRDQEQAFLKQLQAEQEKSERLLLNILPKAIAEKLKQGWNTIADSFAEVTVLFADIVDFTKLSAQVSPTDLVNLLNDIFSTFDRLAEQHGLEKIKTIGDAYMVVGGLPVPTPDHAIAIAEMALDMQQAIAQFNTQREQPFSIRIGINTGPVVAGVIGTHKFTYDLWGDTVNIASRMESQGIIGKIQVTTATYERLRERYKFEDRGLIDVKGKGEMRTYLLLDRQS encoded by the coding sequence ATGACCCTCGACCAAGCTGCCGTGCTGGTAGTTGATGATATTGAAGCGAACCGCGATTTGCTCGGACGCCGGTTAAAACGGCACGGTTATACCGTAACCGTTGCCGAAGATGGCTCTCAAGCGCTAGAGCTGATGCAAGCGCAGCCGTTCGACTTGGTACTCCTCGACATCATGATGCCAAAAATGAATGGCTATCAGGTGCTTGAGCAGCTCAAAGCAGACTCATCCCTGCGGCATATTCCAGTGATTATGATCTCGGCAGTAGACGACCTAGATAGTGTCGTCAAGTGCATTGAGTTGGGGGCAGAAGACTACTTAACCAAGCCTTTCAACCCCGTATTGCTCAAAGCCCGCATTAGTGCCTGTCTGGAAAAGAAACGCTTGCGCGATCAAGAACAAGCTTTTTTAAAACAATTGCAAGCTGAACAGGAAAAATCTGAACGTCTGCTGCTCAATATCTTGCCCAAAGCCATTGCTGAGAAGCTGAAACAGGGCTGGAATACAATTGCCGACAGTTTCGCAGAAGTCACTGTTTTGTTTGCCGACATCGTTGACTTTACAAAGCTTTCAGCTCAAGTATCTCCCACAGACCTCGTTAATTTGCTCAACGATATTTTTTCAACATTTGACCGGCTGGCTGAACAACACGGCTTAGAGAAGATCAAAACGATTGGCGACGCTTATATGGTAGTCGGTGGGCTGCCGGTGCCAACACCCGATCACGCCATCGCGATTGCTGAGATGGCGCTGGATATGCAGCAGGCTATCGCTCAATTTAACACCCAGCGCGAACAACCGTTTAGTATTCGCATTGGAATTAACACAGGACCCGTTGTTGCCGGCGTGATTGGCACCCACAAATTTACTTACGATTTATGGGGTGACACCGTTAATATTGCCAGCCGCATGGAATCACAGGGAATTATCGGCAAAATTCAGGTGACCACTGCCACTTATGAGCGACTCCGCGAGCGTTATAAATTTGAGGATCGCGGTTTAATTGATGTCAAAGGTAAAGGAGAGATGAGGACGTATTTGCTCCTCGACAGACAATCGTAG
- a CDS encoding response regulator, translating into MTKILLVEDNEMNRDMLSRRLIRKGYEVVIATDGAQGVEMAKSEAPDLILMDMGLPVLDGWQATQQIKAIPTTSAIPVIALTAHAIAGDREKCLDAGCDDYDTKPVEFVRLLGKIEALLDKAAKA; encoded by the coding sequence ATGACTAAAATTTTGCTGGTTGAAGATAACGAGATGAATCGCGATATGCTTTCACGGCGTCTGATTCGTAAAGGGTACGAAGTTGTGATCGCAACAGATGGTGCTCAAGGTGTGGAAATGGCCAAATCTGAAGCTCCCGACTTGATTTTGATGGATATGGGGTTGCCGGTGTTGGACGGTTGGCAGGCAACCCAGCAAATTAAAGCAATCCCGACAACCAGCGCGATTCCAGTGATTGCCTTAACAGCTCACGCAATAGCCGGTGATCGGGAAAAGTGTTTGGATGCCGGATGCGACGATTATGACACCAAACCCGTGGAATTTGTCCGGCTTCTGGGCAAAATAGAGGCACTTCTGGACAAAGCAGCCAAAGCATGA
- the amt gene encoding ammonium transporter → MDSSMVDLLWLIVSSSLIFLMQAGFLCLESGLTRSKNNINVAIKNLTDFGVCAVLFWAFGYALMFGHSWGGWIGTTGFIPNFAIDESAVGMRETAFFIFQLMFCSTAVTLISGAVAERMRFSSYILMAALVSGFIYPVFSHWIWNGADVGTPAGWLANLGFVDFAGSTVVHSVGGWISLAAILIIGPRMGRFPKNRPPRKIAGANVPLALLGTLLLWFGWFGFNGGSTFAFNERVPIIILNTVLAGAAGQIAALFAGYFKYQRADVNSVMNGSLAGLVAITASCDAVSTGSALIIGAVGSIVMLATESLLERLKIDDAVGVIPVHLGAGIWGTLAVALFGNTQLLGTGLDRFGQIQMQLLGIFACFIWAFGLSFMLLRLINRFLPLRVTRTQERIGLNISEHGAKTDLLELYMVMDQQSKTGNLSVRVPVEPFTEVGQIACRYNRVMEALEGEIARTEAIVKSSMDGIITFSQQGRILSLNPAAENIFGYKEEEIREQSIAQLFGTQLETAEIENSKIFPFSIFNAPFSTLGRRADNSTFPMEVIITESIEKQQKTSKKSRQPVTTTFYIGTFRDITDRKQAEDEIRLLQTMMQAINEAPDFHSALGVALTKVCEATGWNYGEAWVPASGGTVLECSPAWYSNSERLQEFRSLSEGLTFPPGIWLPGRIWMSQQPEWIPNVSTQKETIFLRAPLAQIVGLKCALGVPIIADNQVVAILIFFMFASRQENKRLVELVLAVATQLGTVIQRKQAVEALKQAEAKYRSIFENAVDGIFQTTPEGRYLSANPALARLYGYATPAELMDQLTDIDRQLYVQPNRRAEFIAQMAENEAVFGFKSEVYRTDGSIIWISENARVVRDNTGNILYYEGMVEDITERKLAAEELRKAKEAAEAANRAKSTFLANMSHELRTPLNAIIGYSEMLQEEAEDFGYTDIVPDLEKIRAAGKHQLNLINDILDISKIEAGRMELYLEPFDVGGLIMEIAATIQPVIEKNNNNLNVQSDRKIGIMHADMTKVRQVLFNLLSNAAKFTENGTISISVTRELATPNSQSLIVFSVSDTGIGMSPEQVEKVFQPFTQADASTTRKYGGTGLGLAITRHFCQMMGGEINVESQEGVGSTFTVRLPAKVTDAGVQKVIVEKEGEGEKKGGEKLSVKSEPPTRPLVLVIDDDPAVCDLIERRLLKEGFRIETAATGEIGLQLAKELHPAAIVLDVLMQGMNGWAVLATLKADPDLADVPVIVATIMDHKNLGFALGASDFLTKPIDRNRLLSLLRKYRQDRAGQILIVEDDSVTREMLRRTLQREGWNVTEAENGRAALDRVAENCPDLILLDLMMPQMDGFEVITKLRNNPQTRTLPIVVVTAMDLTPADYQFLNGCVEQILQKGAHTCEELLHQVRDLLMASLPDKL, encoded by the coding sequence ATGGACAGCTCAATGGTCGATCTTCTATGGCTTATAGTCAGTAGCAGCCTGATTTTTTTAATGCAGGCTGGATTTTTATGCCTGGAATCTGGGCTGACGCGCAGCAAAAATAATATTAATGTTGCGATTAAAAATTTAACCGATTTCGGCGTCTGTGCTGTCCTGTTTTGGGCGTTCGGCTACGCCCTGATGTTTGGCCACTCTTGGGGTGGCTGGATAGGCACAACCGGCTTTATCCCAAATTTCGCAATCGATGAAAGTGCTGTCGGGATGAGAGAGACAGCCTTTTTTATCTTTCAATTAATGTTCTGCTCAACCGCAGTCACGCTGATTTCTGGGGCAGTCGCAGAACGAATGCGCTTTAGCAGCTATATCTTAATGGCGGCGCTGGTTTCAGGTTTTATCTATCCTGTATTTAGCCACTGGATCTGGAATGGTGCCGATGTGGGGACACCGGCAGGGTGGCTAGCCAATTTAGGCTTCGTCGATTTTGCCGGCTCAACCGTCGTTCACAGTGTTGGCGGCTGGATTTCCCTCGCTGCAATTCTAATTATTGGCCCTCGTATGGGCCGGTTTCCCAAAAATCGACCCCCCAGAAAAATTGCCGGTGCCAACGTTCCCCTCGCACTGCTGGGAACCCTGCTGCTGTGGTTTGGTTGGTTTGGCTTCAATGGCGGCAGCACCTTCGCCTTTAATGAACGCGTTCCCATCATCATCCTAAACACCGTGCTTGCCGGCGCTGCCGGTCAGATTGCAGCCCTTTTTGCCGGTTATTTCAAATACCAGCGTGCCGATGTTAACTCAGTCATGAACGGTTCTTTAGCCGGCTTAGTCGCCATCACCGCCAGCTGCGATGCCGTCAGCACCGGCTCAGCCCTGATTATCGGCGCAGTCGGCAGCATCGTCATGCTAGCAACCGAATCTTTACTCGAACGCCTCAAAATCGATGATGCAGTCGGCGTGATTCCCGTTCATTTAGGAGCCGGCATTTGGGGAACCCTAGCCGTTGCCTTATTTGGCAACACCCAGCTTTTGGGGACAGGATTGGATCGTTTCGGGCAAATTCAAATGCAACTTCTCGGTATTTTTGCGTGTTTTATCTGGGCATTTGGTCTGAGTTTTATGCTGCTGCGGCTGATTAATCGCTTCTTACCACTGCGCGTTACCCGCACTCAAGAACGCATTGGACTTAATATTTCCGAACATGGAGCTAAAACCGATTTGTTAGAACTTTATATGGTGATGGATCAGCAATCAAAAACAGGCAATCTGAGTGTGAGAGTGCCGGTGGAACCCTTCACAGAAGTTGGCCAGATAGCCTGCCGGTATAACCGCGTTATGGAAGCCCTAGAAGGCGAGATCGCCCGCACAGAAGCCATTGTTAAAAGCTCTATGGATGGAATTATCACCTTTTCCCAACAAGGGCGAATCCTCAGCTTAAACCCCGCTGCCGAGAATATATTTGGCTATAAAGAAGAGGAAATTAGAGAGCAATCTATCGCCCAACTGTTCGGAACACAGCTAGAAACAGCAGAAATTGAAAATAGCAAAATTTTTCCCTTTTCAATTTTTAACGCTCCCTTCTCAACTTTAGGCCGGCGGGCAGATAATTCAACTTTTCCAATGGAAGTTATTATCACCGAATCAATCGAGAAACAGCAAAAAACCTCCAAAAAAAGTCGCCAACCCGTTACCACAACCTTTTATATCGGCACATTTCGAGATATCACTGATCGCAAGCAAGCAGAAGATGAAATTCGTCTTTTGCAGACCATGATGCAAGCAATTAATGAAGCTCCAGATTTTCACTCAGCCTTAGGTGTGGCGCTGACAAAAGTCTGTGAAGCAACGGGTTGGAATTATGGAGAAGCTTGGGTTCCCGCCTCTGGGGGGACAGTGCTAGAATGCAGTCCGGCGTGGTATAGCAATAGCGAAAGATTACAAGAGTTTAGATCCCTGAGTGAAGGGCTAACGTTTCCTCCCGGCATTTGGTTGCCTGGGCGAATTTGGATGTCACAGCAGCCCGAATGGATTCCAAATGTTTCTACCCAAAAAGAAACCATATTTTTACGCGCTCCTTTAGCGCAAATTGTTGGGCTTAAATGCGCGCTTGGCGTTCCTATTATTGCTGATAACCAGGTTGTCGCCATTCTGATTTTCTTTATGTTTGCTTCTCGCCAAGAGAATAAACGATTAGTTGAATTGGTTTTAGCCGTGGCAACGCAGCTGGGAACAGTCATTCAACGTAAGCAAGCCGTGGAGGCACTCAAACAAGCTGAGGCGAAATATCGCAGCATTTTTGAAAATGCGGTTGATGGAATTTTTCAAACAACCCCAGAGGGGCGATACTTAAGTGCAAATCCTGCATTGGCAAGACTTTATGGTTATGCCACGCCGGCAGAATTGATGGATCAACTCACAGACATTGATCGGCAGTTATATGTACAGCCCAACCGCCGTGCAGAATTTATAGCACAAATGGCAGAAAATGAGGCTGTTTTTGGGTTTAAATCTGAGGTTTATCGCACAGACGGTAGCATCATTTGGATTTCTGAAAACGCCCGGGTGGTACGCGATAACACCGGCAATATCCTCTACTATGAAGGCATGGTAGAAGATATCACCGAGCGTAAACTAGCAGCAGAAGAGTTACGCAAGGCAAAGGAAGCCGCAGAAGCCGCAAACCGAGCCAAAAGTACGTTTCTGGCGAACATGAGTCATGAGTTGCGAACCCCGCTGAATGCGATCATTGGTTATAGCGAAATGCTGCAAGAAGAAGCCGAGGATTTTGGCTATACAGATATCGTTCCAGATTTAGAGAAAATTCGGGCTGCCGGCAAACATCAACTCAATTTAATTAACGATATTCTCGATATTTCTAAAATTGAAGCGGGTCGGATGGAGCTTTATTTAGAACCCTTTGATGTTGGGGGATTGATCATGGAAATTGCTGCCACAATTCAGCCCGTTATCGAGAAAAATAACAATAACTTAAACGTACAGTCCGACCGTAAAATTGGCATCATGCACGCCGATATGACCAAGGTGAGACAGGTACTTTTTAACCTCCTGAGCAACGCCGCCAAATTTACGGAAAACGGCACAATTTCCATTTCAGTAACCAGAGAATTGGCAACACCTAATTCCCAATCCTTGATCGTTTTTAGCGTCAGCGACACCGGCATCGGCATGAGTCCAGAACAAGTGGAAAAAGTGTTTCAACCCTTTACCCAAGCCGACGCCTCCACCACGCGCAAATACGGCGGCACCGGCTTAGGATTGGCAATTACGCGCCACTTTTGCCAGATGATGGGGGGCGAGATTAATGTAGAAAGCCAAGAGGGAGTGGGTTCGACTTTCACCGTACGCCTGCCGGCAAAGGTGACAGATGCCGGTGTCCAAAAAGTAATAGTTGAGAAGGAGGGAGAGGGGGAGAAGAAAGGGGGAGAAAAACTTTCTGTCAAGAGTGAACCCCCAACCCGCCCTCTAGTGCTAGTGATTGACGACGATCCAGCCGTGTGCGATTTAATTGAACGCCGGCTGTTAAAAGAAGGCTTTCGCATTGAGACAGCAGCCACCGGCGAGATCGGGTTGCAGCTGGCAAAAGAACTGCACCCAGCCGCGATCGTACTGGATGTGCTGATGCAGGGAATGAATGGCTGGGCGGTGTTGGCAACCCTCAAAGCTGATCCGGATCTGGCAGATGTGCCGGTGATTGTTGCCACAATTATGGATCATAAAAATCTTGGCTTTGCCTTGGGTGCCTCAGATTTTCTAACTAAACCGATTGATCGCAATCGCCTTCTTAGTTTATTACGCAAATACCGGCAAGATCGGGCCGGTCAAATTCTGATTGTTGAAGATGATTCTGTCACCCGCGAAATGCTGCGACGGACTTTACAAAGAGAGGGTTGGAATGTCACTGAAGCGGAAAATGGACGGGCAGCTTTAGATCGGGTTGCTGAAAATTGTCCAGACTTAATTTTGTTAGATTTAATGATGCCCCAGATGGATGGGTTTGAGGTGATTACTAAATTACGCAACAATCCCCAGACGCGAACCCTTCCGATTGTGGTTGTTACGGCAATGGATTTAACGCCGGCAGATTATCAATTTCTCAATGGTTGTGTTGAGCAGATTCTCCAAAAAGGAGCGCACACCTGTGAGGAACTGCTGCATCAAGTCCGTGATCTCCTCATGGCAAGCTTGCCCGATAAACTGTGA
- a CDS encoding J domain-containing protein, translated as MQNFRNYYQILGVPRDTSSDEIKKVYRRLARQYHPDLNPGNKEAEEKFKEISEAYDILSDPSKRAQYDQFSRFWKQKDFQSGKAPRTPAAKTWNGRTSNGRTSTEDVDFSQFADFNTFVDQLLNRRNDNAVSTPPPGPRVRVDAADSFKPGTTKTAYTVGGSRATRRDVEARLSLPLEKAYVGGNERIRLEDGRSLEVNMPGGMVTGQRIRLKNQGLGGGDLYLKITVTPHAFFKLEGSDIRCQLPLTPSEAVLGGPIEVPTLDGLVKMRVPSGVRSGQRLRLAGKGYPTGTGTRGDQLVEIQIMVPTEISAQERELYEKLRLIETFNPRLDLQE; from the coding sequence ATGCAGAACTTTCGGAACTACTACCAGATTCTGGGAGTTCCCAGAGATACCTCCAGCGACGAGATTAAAAAAGTTTATCGCCGGCTGGCTCGGCAGTATCACCCAGATTTGAATCCGGGAAACAAAGAAGCAGAAGAAAAATTTAAGGAGATTAGCGAAGCTTACGACATTCTTTCCGATCCGAGCAAACGGGCGCAATACGACCAGTTCAGCCGGTTCTGGAAGCAGAAAGATTTCCAGAGTGGCAAAGCACCGCGAACGCCGGCAGCAAAAACCTGGAACGGTCGCACTAGCAACGGTCGGACTTCCACCGAAGACGTGGATTTCAGCCAGTTCGCTGACTTTAACACCTTTGTTGACCAGCTACTCAATCGCCGCAATGACAATGCGGTTTCCACTCCACCCCCCGGCCCACGTGTGCGGGTTGATGCGGCGGATTCTTTTAAACCGGGAACGACAAAAACCGCTTATACAGTCGGCGGTTCTCGCGCCACTCGCCGGGATGTGGAAGCGCGTCTCAGCTTGCCGCTAGAAAAAGCGTATGTGGGAGGAAATGAGCGGATACGCTTGGAAGACGGACGATCTTTAGAAGTTAATATGCCCGGTGGTATGGTGACCGGCCAGCGTATCCGTCTCAAAAACCAAGGTTTGGGCGGCGGAGATTTGTATTTGAAAATTACTGTTACTCCCCATGCTTTCTTTAAGTTAGAAGGGTCTGATATTCGCTGCCAGCTACCGCTAACGCCCAGTGAGGCCGTGCTGGGAGGGCCAATTGAAGTGCCGACCCTGGATGGTTTGGTGAAAATGAGAGTGCCGTCAGGGGTTCGATCCGGTCAACGCCTGCGTCTTGCCGGTAAAGGCTACCCCACCGGCACCGGCACGCGAGGCGATCAGCTTGTGGAAATCCAAATTATGGTTCCCACAGAAATCAGCGCCCAAGAACGGGAACTCTATGAAAAGCTGCGTCTAATAGAAACCTTTAATCCCCGGCTAGATTTACAGGAATAG